In the Variovorax sp. S12S4 genome, one interval contains:
- a CDS encoding 3-hydroxybutyryl-CoA dehydrogenase, whose product MANEGAPLPRFAAVGAGRMGRGIAIAFAYAGHRISLIDLRRRTDEAWQRLQGEARAEIEASLAGLAQLGVIDAKQIQAIAERVSLVSAAEAPQALGAAELVFEGVPETMEAKREAFEHLNRHCRDDAILTSTTSSILVTQLAALVRLPERFLNMHWLNPAYVIPVVELSCHPGTDAAVLARTKSLMEQIGKLPVVCGASPGYIVPRLQALVMNEAARMIEEGAATAEEIDKATRYGLGLRFAALGVVEFIDFGGCDILHHASREMSASIDKGRYTAPAIVDRMVEEGRLGLKTGSGFYSYEGRDIAAYRRDVLSRTLGELKHAGLWRAPADETLS is encoded by the coding sequence ATGGCGAATGAAGGCGCGCCGCTGCCTCGCTTCGCGGCCGTAGGCGCCGGCCGCATGGGGCGCGGCATCGCGATTGCGTTCGCCTATGCCGGCCACCGCATCTCGTTGATCGATCTTCGCCGGCGCACCGACGAAGCCTGGCAGCGCCTGCAGGGCGAGGCCCGGGCCGAGATTGAAGCAAGCCTTGCGGGCCTGGCGCAACTCGGCGTGATCGATGCAAAGCAGATACAGGCCATCGCCGAACGGGTGAGCCTGGTGAGCGCCGCCGAAGCACCGCAGGCTTTGGGCGCAGCAGAGCTGGTGTTCGAAGGCGTGCCCGAAACCATGGAGGCCAAGCGCGAAGCGTTCGAGCACCTCAACCGCCACTGCCGCGACGACGCGATCCTCACCTCCACCACCAGCAGCATTCTGGTCACGCAGCTCGCGGCACTCGTGCGGCTCCCCGAGCGCTTCCTCAACATGCACTGGCTCAACCCGGCGTATGTGATTCCGGTGGTCGAACTCAGCTGCCACCCCGGCACCGATGCGGCCGTGCTCGCACGCACCAAGTCGTTGATGGAACAGATCGGCAAGCTGCCCGTGGTCTGCGGCGCATCGCCGGGCTACATCGTGCCGCGCCTGCAGGCATTGGTGATGAACGAGGCCGCCCGCATGATCGAGGAGGGCGCCGCCACCGCCGAGGAGATCGACAAGGCCACGCGCTACGGCCTGGGCCTGCGCTTCGCCGCGCTCGGCGTGGTCGAGTTCATCGACTTCGGCGGCTGCGACATCCTGCACCATGCCAGCCGCGAAATGTCGGCGTCGATCGACAAGGGCCGCTACACCGCGCCGGCCATCGTCGATCGCATGGTCGAAGAAGGGCGGCTCGGCCTCAAGACCGGCAGCGGCTTCTACAGCTATGAGGGTCGCGACATCGCCGCCTACCGCCGCGACGTGCTCTCGCGCACGCTCGGTGAACTGAAGCATGCCGGCCTGTGGCGCGCACCGGCCGACGAGACGCTGTCATGA
- a CDS encoding quinone oxidoreductase family protein: protein MKAVRIHGFDAVPALEEVPDPVHRPGRTIVRMQAATVGHIDRTVWRGSFLRHPPLPYTPGVEAAGIVIASERYAEGQRVWLRGSGLGTLFDGTWCELIDAPDEALGVLPDALPMPLGAAFFSPTTSAWVALHEVARLQAGEQVLVTGASGAVGSLAVQLAIEAGCTVTAVDPDAEPPPVACADLLIDTVGGSVLSVVLPAVRPGGRAVLIGYTAGPMLQLDIAHFLQRDVALLPLNMFRREAAGRAAAPGLLARLADGRLQLDVRSFALADAAAALEWIAQRGHRGRAVLVP, encoded by the coding sequence ATGAAGGCCGTTCGCATCCACGGTTTCGATGCAGTGCCTGCGCTGGAAGAGGTGCCAGACCCGGTGCACAGGCCTGGCCGGACCATCGTGCGCATGCAGGCGGCCACGGTCGGCCACATCGACCGCACCGTGTGGCGCGGCAGTTTCCTGCGGCATCCACCGCTGCCGTACACGCCAGGCGTGGAAGCCGCCGGCATCGTCATCGCAAGCGAACGCTACGCCGAAGGCCAACGCGTCTGGCTGCGCGGCAGCGGCCTGGGGACCTTGTTCGACGGCACCTGGTGCGAGCTGATCGATGCGCCCGACGAAGCACTTGGCGTGCTGCCCGATGCATTGCCGATGCCCCTCGGCGCTGCGTTCTTTTCGCCCACCACGTCGGCATGGGTGGCGCTGCATGAAGTCGCGAGGCTGCAGGCCGGCGAACAGGTGCTGGTGACAGGCGCGAGCGGTGCCGTGGGCTCGCTGGCCGTGCAGCTGGCCATCGAAGCCGGCTGCACCGTGACGGCGGTCGATCCGGATGCCGAGCCTCCACCTGTCGCATGTGCGGACCTGTTGATCGACACAGTCGGAGGAAGCGTCCTTTCGGTGGTGCTGCCCGCCGTGCGGCCCGGTGGCCGCGCCGTGCTCATCGGCTACACGGCAGGCCCCATGCTGCAGCTGGACATCGCACACTTTCTGCAGCGCGACGTGGCGCTGCTGCCGCTCAACATGTTCAGGCGCGAGGCCGCTGGCCGTGCGGCCGCGCCCGGGTTGCTGGCGCGCCTGGCCGATGGCCGTTTGCAACTCGACGTGCGCAGCTTCGCGCTTGCCGATGCCGCCGCGGCTCTCGAGTGGATCGCGCAGCGCGGCCATCGGGGCCGCGCCGTGCTCGTGCCCTAG
- a CDS encoding alpha/beta fold hydrolase has product MTIRRAFADLSVGQVHYATCGDADAPAVLLLHQSPRSWAEYRVVLPLIGARYRAVAMDTAGFGDSADGGVPASIEQWARVACELLEALGVARADVVGHHTGGVVAIELAAAFPDRVRGLVLSSTPYTDEAFRRARAERPPIDEVAPSQDGSHLAALWQKRQGFYPPDRPDLLEAFVLDALKVGHRVEEGHRAVASYRMEDRIGRVTQPALIIRATHDPFAAPHAAELQHHLPQARIVDIEGGMVPLPDQMPEAFARTVLDFLSTLP; this is encoded by the coding sequence ATGACTATCCGCCGCGCCTTTGCCGACCTGTCGGTGGGGCAGGTGCACTACGCGACGTGCGGCGATGCGGATGCGCCGGCCGTGTTGCTGCTGCACCAGTCGCCGCGCAGTTGGGCTGAATATCGCGTAGTACTTCCATTGATCGGTGCGCGCTATCGGGCCGTCGCAATGGACACCGCGGGCTTCGGCGATTCCGCTGACGGCGGCGTGCCGGCGAGCATCGAGCAATGGGCGCGCGTGGCGTGCGAACTGCTTGAGGCACTGGGCGTCGCGCGCGCCGATGTTGTGGGCCACCACACCGGCGGCGTCGTGGCCATCGAACTCGCGGCCGCCTTTCCCGATCGCGTGCGCGGCCTGGTGCTGTCGTCCACGCCGTACACCGACGAAGCATTTCGCCGCGCAAGGGCAGAGCGGCCGCCCATCGACGAGGTGGCGCCGAGCCAGGACGGCAGCCATCTGGCCGCACTGTGGCAAAAGCGGCAGGGCTTCTATCCGCCCGATCGACCCGATCTGCTCGAGGCCTTCGTGCTCGATGCGTTGAAGGTCGGCCATCGGGTTGAAGAGGGCCATCGCGCCGTCGCGTCGTATCGCATGGAAGATCGCATCGGCCGCGTGACGCAACCCGCGCTCATCATTCGCGCGACCCACGACCCGTTCGCTGCGCCGCATGCGGCAGAGCTGCAACATCATCTGCCGCAGGCGCGCATTGTCGACATCGAAGGCGGCATGGTTCCCTTGCCCGACCAGATGCCAGAGGCCTTCGCGCGCACGGTGCTCGACTTTCTCTCCACGCTGCCATGA
- a CDS encoding indolepyruvate ferredoxin oxidoreductase subunit alpha, whose protein sequence is MAERSFVEEVKKLRLSGGEVFRGEGILAVTKALLESGVSYVAGYQGAPISHLMDVLADAQDILAEQGIRFENSASEATAAATLAASVNYPLRGAVTFKATVGTNVASDALANLASGGVTGGALIIVGEDYGEGSSIMQERSHAFAMKSQIWLLDPRPNLPSIVDAVKTGFDLSEASNTPVMLQLRIRACHVHGHFVAGDNKRAKFTLQEALENPQRDVSRIVLPPASFVHEQEKVKDRWPAAVRFIEERKLNEFFSEDADDIGIIVQGGSYNTLLRALERLGLADVYGNTQVPLYVMNVAYPVIESEVIRFCEGKRAVLIVEEGQPNFVEQNLATILRQAGSTTVLHGKDMLPVAGEYTASELLKGARTFCERYERLAPLPVPAPVRKVIPLKEVAAIGVDAAPEPAMPSTALGDVVHARPPGFCTGCPERPIFSAMKLVERELGAHHVSADIGCHLFSILPPFNIGNTTMGYGLGGAGAAALNAPAGKRAISMMGDGGFWHNGLTSGVANAVFNKSDNLTIIVDNNYTSATGGQDILSSNAINKTRSTGHEIERAVRGVGVEWVKTMRRTYDVAGMRDALKEALTTTKKGPKVLIAQSECMLNKQRREKPLVRKAIADGKRMVREKFGVDSDTCTGDHSCIRLSGCPSLSIKPNPDPLRVDPVATVLDSCVGCGNCGDVSHAAVLCPSFYKAQIVSNPTGSDKLRERVRSAVIGWLQRGDARRREAYAF, encoded by the coding sequence ATGGCTGAGCGTTCATTCGTCGAAGAAGTCAAGAAGCTGCGACTTTCCGGTGGCGAGGTGTTCCGCGGTGAAGGCATTCTGGCCGTCACCAAGGCCTTGCTCGAATCGGGGGTTTCCTATGTGGCCGGCTACCAGGGCGCGCCCATCTCGCACCTGATGGACGTGCTGGCCGATGCGCAGGACATCCTGGCCGAGCAGGGCATCCGCTTCGAGAACAGCGCAAGCGAAGCCACTGCCGCAGCCACGCTGGCTGCTTCGGTCAACTATCCGCTGCGCGGCGCCGTCACCTTCAAGGCCACCGTGGGCACCAACGTCGCGTCGGACGCGCTGGCCAACCTGGCCTCGGGCGGCGTCACCGGCGGCGCGCTCATCATCGTGGGCGAAGACTACGGCGAAGGCTCTTCCATCATGCAGGAGCGCAGCCATGCGTTCGCGATGAAGTCGCAGATCTGGCTGCTCGATCCGCGGCCCAACCTGCCGAGCATCGTCGATGCGGTGAAAACGGGCTTCGATCTTTCGGAGGCCAGCAACACGCCCGTGATGCTGCAGCTGCGCATCCGCGCCTGCCATGTGCACGGGCACTTCGTTGCAGGCGACAACAAGCGCGCCAAGTTCACGCTGCAAGAGGCGCTGGAGAACCCGCAGCGCGACGTCAGCCGCATCGTGCTGCCGCCCGCGAGCTTTGTGCATGAACAAGAAAAGGTGAAGGACCGCTGGCCCGCCGCCGTGCGCTTCATCGAGGAGCGCAAGCTCAACGAGTTTTTTTCCGAAGACGCCGATGACATCGGCATCATCGTGCAGGGCGGCAGCTACAACACGCTGCTGCGCGCGCTGGAGCGCCTCGGCCTGGCCGACGTGTACGGCAACACCCAGGTGCCGCTCTACGTGATGAACGTGGCCTACCCGGTCATCGAGAGCGAAGTGATCCGCTTCTGCGAAGGCAAGCGTGCGGTGCTGATCGTCGAAGAGGGGCAGCCCAACTTCGTCGAACAGAACCTAGCGACCATCCTGCGGCAAGCGGGCTCCACGACCGTGCTGCACGGCAAGGACATGTTGCCCGTGGCCGGCGAATACACGGCGTCCGAGCTGCTGAAGGGCGCGCGCACCTTCTGCGAGCGCTACGAGCGGCTTGCACCGCTGCCCGTTCCCGCACCGGTGCGAAAGGTGATCCCGCTGAAGGAAGTCGCCGCCATCGGCGTCGATGCGGCACCCGAGCCGGCCATGCCGTCGACGGCGCTCGGCGACGTCGTGCATGCGCGCCCGCCGGGCTTTTGCACCGGCTGCCCCGAGCGCCCGATCTTCAGCGCGATGAAGCTGGTCGAGCGCGAACTCGGTGCGCATCATGTGAGTGCCGACATCGGCTGCCACCTGTTCTCCATCCTGCCGCCCTTCAACATCGGCAACACCACCATGGGCTACGGCCTGGGCGGTGCCGGTGCGGCGGCGCTGAATGCGCCCGCCGGCAAGCGCGCCATCTCGATGATGGGCGACGGCGGTTTCTGGCACAACGGCCTCACGAGCGGCGTGGCCAACGCGGTGTTCAACAAGAGCGACAACCTCACCATCATTGTCGACAACAACTACACCTCGGCCACCGGCGGGCAGGACATCCTTTCGTCCAACGCCATCAACAAGACCCGCAGCACCGGCCACGAGATCGAGCGCGCCGTGCGCGGCGTCGGCGTGGAGTGGGTAAAAACAATGCGCCGCACCTACGACGTGGCAGGCATGCGCGACGCGCTCAAAGAAGCACTCACCACCACCAAGAAGGGGCCGAAGGTCCTCATCGCCCAGTCGGAGTGCATGCTCAACAAGCAGCGCCGCGAGAAGCCATTGGTGCGCAAGGCCATTGCCGACGGCAAGCGCATGGTGCGCGAGAAGTTCGGCGTCGATTCGGATACCTGCACTGGCGACCACTCGTGCATCCGCCTGTCGGGCTGCCCGTCGCTCTCCATCAAGCCCAACCCCGATCCGCTGCGCGTCGATCCCGTTGCCACCGTGCTCGACAGTTGCGTGGGCTGCGGAAACTGCGGGGATGTTTCGCATGCCGCCGTGCTGTGCCCGTCGTTCTACAAGGCGCAGATCGTGAGCAACCCGACAGGCTCGGACAAGCTGCGCGAACGCGTTCGCAGCGCCGTCATCGGCTGGCTGCAGCGCGGCGACGCGCGCCGCCGCGAAGCCTATGCCTTCTGA
- a CDS encoding MarR family winged helix-turn-helix transcriptional regulator — protein sequence MAEQPPETHRFVDDYLPALLAQASQLISSEFHEVARQQGFSVSEWRVMASLAGSEPISIGQLAQVTVTKQPTVTRLLDRMEARGQVERLPHESDRRITLVRITRKGLKAVEHLMELARDHERRVLEPFGLRRAEELKQTLRQMIDLHVHVPVEEPEED from the coding sequence ATGGCTGAGCAACCTCCTGAAACACATCGCTTCGTCGATGACTACCTGCCGGCGCTGCTGGCGCAGGCCAGCCAGCTGATCTCCTCGGAGTTCCACGAGGTGGCGCGGCAGCAAGGCTTCTCTGTTTCCGAGTGGCGCGTGATGGCGTCGCTTGCCGGCAGCGAGCCGATCAGCATCGGCCAGCTTGCGCAAGTGACGGTGACCAAGCAGCCCACGGTCACGCGCCTGCTGGACCGCATGGAAGCGCGCGGACAGGTTGAGCGGCTGCCCCATGAGAGTGATCGCCGCATCACGCTGGTGCGCATCACGCGCAAGGGGCTGAAGGCGGTGGAACATCTGATGGAGCTCGCGCGCGACCACGAGCGGCGCGTGCTCGAACCCTTCGGCCTGCGACGCGCCGAAGAGCTCAAGCAAACCCTGCGGCAGATGATTGACCTGCACGTGCATGTGCCGGTCGAGGAGCCGGAGGAAGACTAG
- a CDS encoding indolepyruvate oxidoreductase subunit beta family protein, giving the protein MTTKAQPIKIAILAMGGEGGGVLADWIVDMGEANGYVAQTTSVPGVAQRTGATIYYVELYPTAQAEADGARPVLALMPLPGDVDVVLASELMEAGRAVQRGLVTSDRTTLIASTHRVFSIAEKSALGDGRVDSTQLLAHTARAAKRFIRFDMAEAAEASGSVISAVLFGALAGSGVLPFSRAQFEATIERGGVGVKPSLKAFGGAFARAQAGDDGETPPEAAAAVPTPQPRHPAVRALVERVQRDFPLAAQDFLLEGVRRLIDYQDPAYAGLYLDRMAAIAALPGDSAHRLLRETARHLALWMSYEDTARVAALKTRATRFERVRGEARVQPGQVLAINEYMHPRLQEVCETLPGGIGRWLMNSTWPKKLVERLTQHGRVIQTSSLHGYLMLRMVAACKRWRLSTMRYAEENRRIEEWLQRIAAAAGHNPELAVELAQCQRLVKGYSDTHERGIRNYDTVMRAVERAGPRLAPATLRELRDAALADEHGHKLQAALAQHALA; this is encoded by the coding sequence ATGACGACCAAGGCCCAACCCATCAAGATCGCGATCCTCGCCATGGGCGGGGAGGGCGGCGGCGTGCTGGCCGACTGGATCGTCGACATGGGCGAGGCCAACGGCTACGTCGCCCAGACCACCTCCGTGCCAGGTGTGGCGCAGCGCACGGGCGCAACCATCTACTACGTGGAGCTCTATCCAACGGCGCAGGCCGAAGCGGATGGCGCCCGGCCCGTGCTGGCGCTGATGCCGCTGCCGGGCGACGTGGACGTGGTGCTTGCATCCGAACTCATGGAAGCGGGCCGGGCGGTGCAGCGCGGGCTGGTCACCAGCGACCGCACCACGCTCATTGCGTCCACGCACCGCGTGTTCTCCATTGCCGAGAAAAGCGCGCTGGGCGATGGCCGTGTCGACAGCACGCAGTTGCTCGCGCACACGGCTCGGGCCGCCAAGCGCTTCATCCGCTTCGACATGGCTGAGGCCGCCGAAGCCTCGGGCAGCGTGATCAGTGCGGTGCTGTTCGGTGCGCTGGCGGGATCGGGCGTGCTGCCATTCAGCCGCGCGCAGTTCGAAGCGACCATCGAGCGCGGCGGCGTGGGCGTCAAGCCCAGCCTCAAGGCCTTTGGCGGCGCATTCGCTCGCGCGCAGGCCGGCGACGATGGTGAGACACCGCCGGAAGCCGCGGCGGCTGTGCCGACTCCGCAACCACGTCACCCGGCCGTGCGTGCGCTGGTCGAGCGCGTGCAGCGCGACTTTCCGCTCGCCGCGCAAGACTTCCTGCTCGAAGGCGTGCGCCGCCTCATCGACTACCAGGACCCGGCCTACGCCGGCCTCTACCTCGACCGCATGGCTGCCATTGCGGCGCTGCCCGGCGACAGCGCCCACCGCCTGTTGCGCGAAACGGCTCGCCACCTTGCGCTCTGGATGTCCTACGAAGACACCGCCCGCGTTGCCGCACTCAAGACCCGCGCGACCCGCTTCGAGCGCGTGCGCGGCGAGGCCCGCGTGCAGCCCGGCCAGGTGCTTGCCATCAACGAATACATGCATCCGCGCCTGCAGGAAGTCTGCGAGACGCTACCGGGCGGCATCGGCCGCTGGCTCATGAACTCCACATGGCCGAAGAAGCTCGTCGAGCGATTGACGCAGCACGGCCGGGTGATCCAGACCAGCTCGCTGCACGGCTACCTGATGCTGCGCATGGTTGCGGCATGCAAGCGCTGGCGCCTGTCGACGATGCGCTATGCCGAGGAAAACCGCCGCATCGAGGAATGGCTGCAGCGCATCGCCGCCGCCGCGGGGCACAACCCTGAGCTGGCGGTGGAGCTCGCGCAGTGCCAGCGCCTCGTCAAGGGCTACAGCGACACGCATGAGCGCGGCATCCGCAACTACGACACCGTGATGCGCGCGGTGGAACGCGCCGGCCCCCGGCTCGCGCCCGCCACCCTGCGCGAACTGCGCGACGCCGCGCTTGCCGACGAACACGGCCACAAGCTGCAAGCCGCGCTCGCGCAGCACGCACTGGCCTGA